Genomic segment of Marinitoga litoralis:
TGAAAAAATTAAAATTTAAAAAAGATTTTTTTGATTTAATATGGTCTGAAGGTGCCATTTATATAATAGGATTAGAAAAAGGATATAACAAATACAAAGAGTATTTAAAAAGAGGCGGGTATATGGTTGTATCTCATATATCTTTGCTAAAAAGTAACCAGCCTCAAGAATTACTCGAATATTGGGAAAATAATTATCCAGAAATTAATTATATTAGTGAAAACATAAAAATCATTGAAAAACAAGGGTTTAAAGTGGAAAAGACATTTATTATAGACGAATATGCATGGTGGGATAATTATTATAATCCACTATTACATAGAATTGAAAGATTAAAAAATAAATATATAAATAATGAAATTTTTGAAAATATTATTAATGAAATAAAATTAGAAATAGATATGTATAAAAAATATTCTGATTATTATGGGTATGTATTTTATATTGCAAAGAAAATTTGATTTATATTATAGCTTTCCATAGTAACTTATTGTTATTAAAAAATAACTCCACCTTTTTTTCATCTTTTAAATAACTTAAAAAGGCCATTATAGTAGTATTATACAAATAATATAATGTGGCATTATCAATTTCTAAACCATATGAATGTAATATATATGTTATTAAATCTTCAGTAGAATGTTCTTTAATTAGATAATCAATAATTTTATTTTCAATTTCTATAATTCTACTAAGATTAGCATTTGCTAAATCTGATATATTTTCTAATAATTTCCCATGTGAAGGGATATAATATGAATAATTTGATTCACTGAGAAATAATAATGTGTTCTTAGCATTTTTTATATTTACATTCACAGGTATTTTATGTTTTTCAAGTAATTCTTCTGAAATTAAAGCATCTCCGCAAAACAATACATCATCAAATGATATTCCTTTTTGAAATTCTGTATGACCATCTAATGGTATTAATTTTATTAAATTGTTTTCTATATTAATTGTAGTTTCATCTATGATATCAGTGACTTTAGAAGATTTTGCGAGTAAAAATTTATTTCTTAGATCTTTTATAGGATATGCGCCAGAATATAAAAAATATGGCATATAAATAGGGTTTTCTAACATACTTATTTCAGATCTGAAAGCAAAAATTCTTACTTCAGGAAAATGTTTTTGGATATAGTGATTACCTCCAATATGATCTGCATGCATATGAGTATTGATAATATATTTAACCTGAAATCCGTTATCTTTTAAAGTTTTTACTATTCTTCTTCCTTTTGAATCATCACTTCCACTATCTACAATCAATACATCATTATTGTCATTAAGTTTAATAACTCCTATATTTGTGTTATCGCTAATATAAAATACTTTATTTGTAATTTCATGAAATTGCATAAATTTCTCCCCTTATTAAAAATTTTATATATAATTATAACACGAATGTATTTTATTTTGAGTGATTTTTAATAAACATAATAATATAATAAATATTGTATTTATTTGAAAGGAGTTATATTATGAAGCAATGCAAATGGTATTTTGTGTGTCCTATGAAAAGATATTATGAAAAAGGATTAATTGATAAAAAATGGATAGATAATTATTGCAAGGGAAATTGGAAAGATTGTATTAGGTATCAAAAAGAGGAAAATGTAGAATACCATGAGGATTGGATGTTACCAGATGGAACATTAGATGAATCTTTAAAAAAATACTGAACATAAAATATTAAATACATAAAAATTAACGTTATAAAATAATTTAAAGTTTACTTTTTTAATAATTGTGATATAATAAAAATATGAAAAAAGATAAAATATTTTTAATAAATTCAAAAAAGAAGTTGAAAGAGTTATTAGAAAAAAGTATTCATGAATTAATATTTGATAATAAAGTAACAAAAACAAATCCTCCCAAAAAAGAGGATATTATTGTTATTGCTTATAATGAAAAAAATGAGTTTTATTGTTTGTATGATGGGAAAATCTATATTAAGAACCGTGATGATTATTATTTATATATTGATGAAACACTTGAATAATTAGAAAATTCTCGTAATGATTTGGAAAAAATTATTGAATAGGAAGAAATTCTTATTGAAAAAAAGAATATGGATAATGATGGAAACATTTAAATTATTTATCTCCTTTTTTTATACTTTCTAATATTAAATTATAATCAAAAAAGTTTAACCATACACCATGTTGTTTTTTTATATTCAATTTTTTTTGTAAGGGTACTAATAATTGATGATATATCTTCTGAACATGAGTTTTTTTAACCTGTATTTTTATTCCTAACGGCAATATTCCAATAGA
This window contains:
- a CDS encoding MBL fold metallo-hydrolase translates to MQFHEITNKVFYISDNTNIGVIKLNDNNDVLIVDSGSDDSKGRRIVKTLKDNGFQVKYIINTHMHADHIGGNHYIQKHFPEVRIFAFRSEISMLENPIYMPYFLYSGAYPIKDLRNKFLLAKSSKVTDIIDETTINIENNLIKLIPLDGHTEFQKGISFDDVLFCGDALISEELLEKHKIPVNVNIKNAKNTLLFLSESNYSYYIPSHGKLLENISDLANANLSRIIEIENKIIDYLIKEHSTEDLITYILHSYGLEIDNATLYYLYNTTIMAFLSYLKDEKKVELFFNNNKLLWKAII
- a CDS encoding class I SAM-dependent methyltransferase, with the protein product MDNIFLDIFNEILREGSGDNYFTEKAFSYITIPENPIILDIGCGSGSQTIKLYELSNGVIYAVDYYNQYLKKLEKKINTNNIIIIQGDMKKLKFKKDFFDLIWSEGAIYIIGLEKGYNKYKEYLKRGGYMVVSHISLLKSNQPQELLEYWENNYPEINYISENIKIIEKQGFKVEKTFIIDEYAWWDNYYNPLLHRIERLKNKYINNEIFENIINEIKLEIDMYKKYSDYYGYVFYIAKKI